A portion of the Streptomyces sp. NBC_00376 genome contains these proteins:
- a CDS encoding APC family permease — protein MDAPTLRKGTLGTADIAFFVISAAAPLTVMAGVAPIAIMLGGIGAPVGYLLAGVTLAIFAIGFTTMSRHVRSGGAFYAYITRGLGRPVGIASALIAMLGYNGMEIGVYGLLGSTTADTAKALWGIDIPWLPVSLAGLLLIWYGGFRSIDFGAKVLGVLLVAETGILVLLAGGVLLDGGADGISFASFTPGNVLVPGTAAVLACAFAAFTGFESTVIYRREARNPDRTVPRATYIAVAFLGLFYSFIVWTVIQAFGDADVVQAATTDPGGLFFSAITHYVGSWAADLMHILIVTSVLASLLAFHNAINRYGLALSEEGVLPAALGRIHHRHRSPYVAGLAQIALGAVIVIGFAAAGADPYAQLLLWVNTPGMLGLMLLQLLAAIAVPLFFRRFAHDEGRFRTVVAPVVASVLLAAAIFLVTDHVDLFSGASTGVNIVLVSLVPAVFLIGLALAYRLKRDRPEVYARFAAEPSSPPSQEPAAEAAPVTATAATTV, from the coding sequence ATGGATGCGCCAACCCTCAGAAAAGGCACCCTCGGTACCGCCGACATCGCCTTCTTCGTCATCTCGGCGGCCGCCCCGCTCACGGTGATGGCCGGAGTCGCCCCCATAGCCATCATGCTCGGCGGCATCGGCGCCCCGGTCGGCTATCTGCTGGCCGGGGTGACCCTCGCGATATTCGCCATCGGGTTCACCACCATGAGCCGCCACGTCCGCAGCGGCGGCGCGTTCTACGCCTACATCACCCGGGGCCTCGGCCGCCCCGTCGGCATCGCCTCCGCCCTGATCGCGATGCTCGGCTACAACGGCATGGAGATCGGCGTCTACGGGCTGCTCGGCTCCACCACCGCCGACACCGCCAAGGCCCTGTGGGGCATCGACATCCCCTGGCTGCCGGTCTCCCTCGCCGGGCTGCTGCTCATCTGGTACGGCGGCTTCCGCTCCATCGACTTCGGCGCCAAGGTCCTCGGGGTGCTGCTCGTCGCCGAGACCGGCATCCTCGTACTGCTCGCCGGCGGAGTGCTCCTGGACGGTGGGGCCGACGGGATCTCGTTCGCCTCCTTCACCCCGGGCAACGTCCTCGTACCCGGCACGGCGGCCGTGCTGGCCTGCGCGTTCGCCGCCTTCACCGGCTTCGAGTCCACGGTCATCTACCGGCGTGAGGCACGGAACCCGGACCGCACCGTCCCCCGCGCCACCTATATCGCCGTCGCGTTCCTCGGGCTCTTCTACTCGTTCATCGTCTGGACCGTCATCCAGGCGTTCGGCGACGCGGACGTCGTCCAGGCAGCCACCACCGACCCGGGCGGACTCTTCTTCTCCGCCATCACCCACTACGTCGGCTCCTGGGCCGCGGACCTGATGCACATCCTGATCGTCACCAGCGTCCTCGCCTCGCTGCTCGCCTTCCACAACGCCATCAACCGGTACGGACTCGCGCTCTCCGAGGAAGGGGTGCTGCCCGCGGCCCTGGGCCGCATCCACCACCGCCACCGTTCCCCCTACGTGGCCGGGCTCGCCCAGATCGCCCTCGGAGCCGTGATCGTCATCGGCTTCGCGGCGGCCGGCGCCGACCCGTACGCGCAACTGCTGCTCTGGGTCAACACTCCGGGAATGCTCGGCCTGATGCTGCTCCAGCTGCTCGCCGCGATCGCCGTACCGCTCTTCTTCCGCCGGTTCGCGCACGACGAGGGAAGGTTCCGCACCGTCGTCGCGCCGGTCGTCGCCTCCGTACTGCTGGCAGCCGCGATCTTCCTGGTCACCGACCATGTCGACCTGTTCTCCGGCGCCTCGACCGGGGTGAACATCGTGCTCGTCTCGCTGGTGCCCGCGGTCTTCCTGATCGGACTGGCACTCGCGTACCGGCTGAAGCGCGACAGGCCCGAGGTGTACGCCCGTTTCGCGGCCGAGCCGTCATCGCCACCGTCGCAGGAGCCCGCGGCCGAGGCCGCCCCCGTCACTGCCACCGCCGCCACCACCGTCTAA
- a CDS encoding amidohydrolase, with product MPAADLLLTGARVRTLDPARPEATAVAVKDGVITAVGDEAGLREWRGNGTEHIDLSGATLTPGLVDAHSHPVWGLEMATGTDLTAVRDLDQLRAALAAAERTEGWIVAWGLDHNAFGGRPVDRALIEGAIGGAPAFIRLYDGHSALASGAALERAGITGPRTFVQRSTVVCDPDGRPTGHLIEHAAMDLVGERLPRPSYAERRTRLVELLSAMAATGLTGAHVMDLADGSVPELLAAVEEETDLPVRLRLAPWCMPGADKEALDELVRVQGEAGRLWRVGGVKFFMDGTVEGGTAWLEHADCHGEGTEAFWPDPEAYTAAVHQLHHAGVRTATHAIGDAAVRHVLDTVQALGEGGRLRHRIEHIETVPGDLAARFAELGVIASMQPTHTAYTRADHSDEWSKRLGDERAGRAWRCRDLRDAGAYLALGSDWPIAHYDVRQVLATARLRRLPGAYDTEPVTAEQALTGLMALEGCTSHAAVAAGEQQVAGRIAVGYRADLTAFGVDPVAAPADELGEAPVRLTVCGGRVAHRG from the coding sequence GTGCCCGCAGCCGACCTCCTCCTCACCGGAGCCCGTGTCCGCACCCTCGACCCGGCCAGGCCGGAGGCCACCGCCGTGGCGGTCAAGGACGGGGTGATCACCGCCGTCGGCGACGAGGCCGGGCTGCGCGAGTGGCGTGGCAACGGCACCGAGCACATCGACCTGTCCGGGGCCACCCTCACGCCCGGCCTGGTCGACGCGCACAGCCACCCCGTCTGGGGGCTGGAGATGGCCACCGGCACCGACCTCACCGCCGTCCGCGACCTCGACCAGCTGCGCGCCGCACTGGCCGCGGCCGAACGGACCGAGGGCTGGATCGTCGCCTGGGGCCTGGACCACAACGCCTTCGGCGGCCGGCCCGTCGACCGGGCCCTGATCGAGGGCGCCATCGGCGGCGCCCCCGCCTTCATCCGGCTCTACGACGGACACTCCGCCCTGGCCAGCGGCGCGGCCCTGGAACGCGCCGGGATCACCGGCCCACGCACCTTCGTCCAGCGCTCCACCGTCGTCTGCGATCCCGACGGCCGCCCCACCGGGCATCTGATCGAGCACGCCGCGATGGACCTGGTCGGGGAACGGCTGCCCAGGCCCTCGTACGCCGAGCGCCGCACCCGCCTCGTGGAGCTGCTCTCCGCGATGGCCGCCACCGGTCTCACCGGGGCCCATGTGATGGACCTCGCCGACGGCTCCGTGCCCGAGCTGCTGGCCGCCGTGGAGGAGGAGACGGACCTGCCGGTACGGCTGCGGCTGGCCCCCTGGTGCATGCCGGGCGCGGACAAGGAGGCCTTGGACGAGCTGGTGCGCGTACAGGGCGAGGCGGGCCGGCTCTGGCGCGTCGGCGGCGTCAAGTTCTTCATGGACGGCACCGTCGAGGGCGGCACCGCGTGGCTGGAGCACGCCGACTGCCACGGGGAGGGCACCGAGGCGTTCTGGCCGGACCCCGAGGCGTACACCGCCGCCGTCCACCAACTGCACCACGCCGGGGTGCGCACCGCCACCCACGCCATCGGGGACGCCGCCGTGCGGCATGTGCTGGACACGGTCCAGGCGCTGGGGGAGGGCGGCCGGCTCCGCCACCGCATCGAGCACATCGAGACCGTGCCCGGCGACCTCGCCGCCCGGTTCGCCGAGCTCGGGGTGATCGCCTCGATGCAGCCCACGCACACCGCGTACACCCGGGCCGACCACAGCGACGAGTGGTCGAAGCGGCTCGGCGACGAGCGGGCCGGACGGGCCTGGCGCTGCCGGGACCTGCGGGACGCCGGGGCGTATCTGGCGCTGGGCTCCGACTGGCCGATCGCCCACTACGACGTACGGCAGGTGCTGGCCACGGCCCGGCTGCGGCGGCTGCCCGGGGCGTACGACACCGAGCCGGTCACCGCCGAGCAGGCGCTGACCGGGCTGATGGCGCTGGAGGGCTGCACCTCGCACGCGGCGGTCGCCGCCGGGGAGCAGCAGGTCGCGGGCCGGATCGCGGTGGGCTACCGGGCCGATCTGACCGCGTTCGGGGTGGATCCGGTGGCGGCACCGGCGGACGAGCTGGGCGAGGCGCCGGTGCGGCTCACGGTGTGCGGGGGACGAGTGGCGCACCGGGGCTGA
- a CDS encoding phosphatase PAP2 family protein, which produces MDEAAPAANPKRNTGRRAGGPAGLRSLRSPRRPRIWFEILLVAASYWVYSLVRNAVPEQRAEALRNADRIWSAENHLGISVEQAVNHAVNSVTWLIVSMNYYYATLHFVVTVCVLVWLFRCHPGRYAAARLALFATTGVALLGYYLYPLAPPRLMNGGHFIDTVLVHHTWGSMASGNFKNMSNQYAAMPSMHIGWSLWCGLTVFALTSAPWARILALLYPTLTLVVIVATANHFWLDALGGMVCLAFGCAVSYAWYGSLPHHLPRRVAPPCQKARLAGLSAAAPPRTGRPTADAAAGRR; this is translated from the coding sequence GTGGACGAGGCGGCCCCTGCGGCGAACCCGAAGCGGAACACCGGACGGCGTGCCGGCGGCCCGGCGGGACTGCGTTCCCTGCGCTCCCCCCGACGCCCACGCATCTGGTTCGAAATCCTGCTCGTCGCGGCCAGTTATTGGGTGTACTCCCTGGTGCGCAACGCCGTCCCGGAACAGCGGGCCGAGGCGCTGCGCAACGCCGACCGGATCTGGTCGGCCGAGAACCACCTGGGCATCTCCGTGGAGCAGGCGGTCAACCACGCGGTGAATTCCGTGACATGGCTGATCGTCTCGATGAACTACTACTACGCGACACTGCACTTCGTCGTCACCGTCTGTGTGCTGGTGTGGCTGTTCCGCTGCCACCCCGGCCGTTACGCGGCGGCCCGGCTGGCCCTGTTCGCGACCACGGGTGTGGCGCTGCTCGGCTACTACCTGTATCCGTTGGCACCGCCCCGTCTGATGAACGGCGGCCACTTCATCGACACCGTGCTCGTCCATCACACCTGGGGTTCGATGGCCTCGGGCAACTTCAAGAACATGTCGAACCAGTACGCGGCGATGCCGTCGATGCACATCGGCTGGTCGCTCTGGTGCGGTCTGACCGTCTTCGCGCTGACTTCCGCGCCCTGGGCACGGATCCTGGCCCTGCTCTACCCGACGCTCACCCTGGTCGTCATCGTGGCGACCGCCAATCACTTCTGGCTGGACGCGCTGGGCGGCATGGTGTGCCTCGCCTTCGGCTGCGCCGTCTCGTACGCCTGGTACGGCTCGTTGCCGCACCATCTGCCCAGGCGGGTGGCACCACCGTGCCAGAAGGCCCGGCTGGCGGGCCTCTCCGCGGCGGCGCCGCCGCGGACCGGGCGCCCGACGGCGGACGCGGCGGCGGGCCGCCGCTGA
- a CDS encoding LacI family DNA-binding transcriptional regulator: protein MTARLADIATQAGVSEATVSRVLNGKPGVAAATRESVLAALDVLGYERPVRLRRRSAGLVGLITPELENPIFPALAQVIGQALTRQGYTPVLATQTPGGSTEDELTEMLVDRGVSGIIFVSGLHADTSADMQRYEQLRAKGVPFVLVNGFSPKVQAPFISPDDRAAMRLAVTHLVSLGHQRIGLAVGPKRFVPVLRKIEGFHATMQDQLGLAPDAVEELIQHSLFTLEGGQAAASALMERGCTAVVCASDMMALGAIRAARRLSLQVPRDLSVVGYDDSPLIAFTDPPLTTIRQPVTAMGQAAVRTLLEEIGGTPAPHSEFVFMPELVVRGSTAAGPGPAPTTTA, encoded by the coding sequence ATGACCGCACGGCTTGCCGATATCGCAACTCAGGCGGGGGTCAGCGAAGCGACGGTCAGCCGTGTACTGAACGGCAAGCCCGGTGTTGCAGCGGCCACCCGTGAATCCGTTCTCGCCGCGCTCGACGTCCTCGGCTACGAACGGCCCGTACGGCTGCGCAGGCGCAGCGCGGGGCTGGTCGGGCTGATCACGCCCGAGCTGGAGAACCCCATCTTCCCCGCCCTGGCCCAGGTCATCGGCCAGGCGCTGACGCGGCAGGGCTACACGCCGGTGCTGGCCACCCAGACCCCCGGCGGCTCCACCGAGGACGAGTTGACCGAGATGCTGGTCGACCGCGGTGTCTCGGGCATCATCTTCGTCTCCGGTCTGCACGCGGACACCTCGGCCGATATGCAGCGCTACGAGCAACTGCGCGCCAAGGGTGTCCCGTTCGTCCTGGTCAATGGCTTCTCGCCCAAGGTCCAGGCGCCGTTCATCTCACCGGACGACCGGGCCGCTATGCGGCTCGCGGTGACGCATCTGGTGTCGCTGGGCCATCAGCGGATCGGTCTGGCGGTCGGCCCGAAGCGGTTCGTGCCGGTCCTGCGCAAGATCGAGGGCTTCCACGCCACGATGCAGGACCAGTTGGGCCTCGCGCCGGACGCGGTGGAGGAACTGATCCAGCATTCGCTGTTCACTCTTGAGGGTGGACAGGCCGCTGCGTCGGCTCTGATGGAACGGGGCTGCACGGCGGTGGTGTGCGCGAGCGACATGATGGCGCTCGGCGCGATCCGGGCCGCCCGGCGGCTGTCGCTGCAGGTGCCGCGCGATCTGTCGGTGGTCGGTTACGACGACTCGCCGCTCATAGCGTTCACCGATCCGCCGCTGACGACGATCCGTCAGCCGGTGACGGCGATGGGCCAGGCCGCGGTACGCACGCTCCTGGAGGAGATCGGCGGCACGCCCGCCCCGCACAGCGAGTTCGTCTTCATGCCCGAACTGGTCGTTCGCGGTTCAACGGCAGCCGGCCCCGGGCCCGCTCCGACCACCACCGCCTGA
- a CDS encoding extracellular solute-binding protein yields the protein MRRGITATALVAALALAATACGSDNESEGTSKSSGELAGTVTWWDTSTAGSEDKVFKKIAEDFTKKHPKVKVKYVNVPFGDAQNKFKNAAQSGSDAPDVIRSEVAWTPEFADLGYLAPLDGTAALKNPGDFLKQAAASTKYKDKTYAVPQVIDSMGIFYNKKIFKEAGVEVPKTVDELKTVSKKIKDKTGKTGMYLRGDDAYWFLSFLYGEGGDMVDASTKSVTIDNPAGVKAMKVVKDLVDSGAAKTDATDGWENMQASFKDGKVAMMINGPWAVADTYAGKEFKDKANLGIAPVPAGSAAQGAPQGGHNLAVYAGSKNLDASYAFVDYMTSAETQAKVTKELSLLPTRTSAYAREDVVDNEIVGFFKPVVETAVERPWIPETGSLFAPLVTEYTKVLTGQTTPEKATKTTGDSYRKLLKGWK from the coding sequence ATGCGACGTGGCATAACGGCCACCGCCCTGGTCGCGGCCCTGGCGCTCGCGGCGACCGCCTGCGGCAGCGACAACGAGTCCGAGGGCACGAGCAAGAGCTCGGGCGAACTCGCCGGCACCGTGACGTGGTGGGACACCTCCACCGCGGGCAGCGAGGACAAGGTCTTCAAGAAGATCGCCGAGGACTTCACCAAGAAGCACCCGAAGGTCAAGGTCAAGTACGTCAACGTCCCCTTCGGCGACGCGCAGAACAAGTTCAAGAACGCCGCGCAGTCCGGCTCCGACGCCCCCGACGTCATCCGCTCCGAGGTCGCCTGGACCCCCGAGTTCGCCGACCTCGGCTACCTGGCGCCGCTCGACGGCACCGCCGCGCTGAAGAACCCGGGCGACTTCCTCAAGCAGGCCGCCGCGTCCACCAAGTACAAAGACAAGACGTACGCGGTGCCGCAGGTCATCGACTCCATGGGCATCTTCTACAACAAGAAGATCTTCAAGGAGGCCGGCGTCGAGGTCCCCAAGACCGTCGACGAGCTGAAGACCGTCTCCAAGAAGATCAAGGACAAGACCGGCAAGACCGGCATGTACCTGCGCGGCGACGACGCGTACTGGTTCCTCTCCTTCCTGTACGGCGAGGGCGGCGACATGGTCGACGCCTCCACCAAGTCCGTCACCATCGACAACCCCGCGGGCGTCAAGGCGATGAAGGTCGTCAAGGACCTCGTCGACTCCGGGGCCGCCAAGACCGATGCCACGGACGGCTGGGAGAACATGCAGGCGTCCTTCAAGGACGGCAAGGTCGCCATGATGATCAACGGCCCGTGGGCCGTCGCCGACACCTACGCCGGCAAGGAGTTCAAGGACAAGGCCAACCTGGGCATCGCCCCGGTCCCGGCCGGCTCCGCCGCGCAGGGCGCCCCGCAGGGCGGCCACAACCTGGCCGTCTACGCGGGCTCCAAGAACCTCGACGCCTCCTACGCCTTCGTCGACTACATGACGTCGGCCGAGACCCAGGCCAAGGTCACCAAGGAGCTGAGCCTCCTGCCGACCCGCACCTCCGCCTACGCCCGCGAGGACGTCGTCGACAACGAGATCGTCGGCTTCTTCAAGCCCGTCGTCGAGACCGCCGTCGAGCGCCCCTGGATCCCCGAGACCGGCAGCCTCTTCGCCCCGCTCGTCACCGAGTACACCAAGGTC